TAAATATGGTTTACAAATCTATTTTAGACTTTAATAACTAGCAAAGGTTTGCTTACGGTTATTATAAACTATTGAGATAAATGTTTTTGTAAGCAAATAAAACTAACCAAATAAGTAatgtttttttagtttgaatttGATAAGGATGGGTGTAAAACATGTTTTACCCCATCCAATAAGAGATTGTTACATcagcattttacttaaaattcaatacaccCTACCACAtttaataacatctcaataaactcccaatttatttagatttatatatagGTATTAGAATTTGTTTGGTgtaattttacttattattaaatatgtgataagatagTGTGGCATGTTGGGATTAGAAGGGTAAAATATGGGTTTCACACCACATTCTTACCGAATTTAATCTCATGTTTTTatggtatgtttggttgggatgGAAAGGGAGGGGATAGAAATTGGGGGAAGAAAAATGGAATGGAGATTTCCATTTGGATCCACCATTTCTTTCCTTCCAAATTGGGAAGAAAATGGCTTTGAGGAAGAAGTACAAAATTACcctcattttttaattaattatctcTACCAAATACACCCGACGgaacatacaatttttttttcctttcatttttttaccattccaaccaaacaaagcctCAACTTTCATAAGAGACTAAAATTCTTAAGACCTTATTTATTATACCCAAATGAGAGAGTTTACTCCTAAATAAAATGTCAGCAACTAAAATTCTTAAAACTTTATCTTGAAGGTGAAAAAAATGTTACTCCTAAATAAAATACTGCATGCTAATACCCCTCCCATTGAATCCTTTAATTACCTCCCATTTTAGCTTGGATGTGATACAAATggtatttatttgatttttaagtgCCACCTGTTTCACATCTAAATAAAAATGGAAGGAAATGGGAAGGGGATTTAATGGTAAGAAATCTTATCCTTAGAGGTAAGGCATCATAGTATTAAACCGTACAGACCACAAAAGAAACACGACTAGCTGACTACTGAATCTGATACCTGAAACTCATCTCATGCGAAATTGCAAACACCACATTGGCTTATGATTGATTCAAGAACTGAATTAATTTAGTGAACTGAAAACTAGAGATTTCAACCCATGCACACTTCCACAACAAACCAAAGACCAAAAAAAGTGGAGCAGAAGCCCAGATCATCATCATAAACTCATAATGGGAAACTAATAGAAGTGCTGTAACTagcaaatgaaaaaaatcaaaatgtacAACAGATTGCAACCACGCAAGAAAAAATTGCAGCAGTTGCAGGTTTAcagataatataaaaactaaaagctagTGTACATTCGGGAGACATCTGTTTTCCTTGCCAACAAATAAGCAACGCAAGCAAATGGCCATGAACAGAGCAACCTTATTCCATTGTAGGTGGGATTAGCTGCTGCTACATATTTTAATCCCACTAAGAATATACCCACCAAATGCACTCATTTGCATGCATGGATGGGTCCGTGAAGGAAGCACCTGCACAATTATCAAAAATCAAGAAGAAAGGTCAAGTATCTCATTTGAAGGAAGACGTCAGTGTATCAAACTCAGCACTATAATGGGAACAGTAATtagcattgcaaaaaaaaaagaagaagaagaaaaagaagaagataaatgaTGGTCTTTACTTTAAAGCACCATGGAATTCTAAAGAATGACTCCTTAACTGGcttcaacaaaatttaaaattcaagaaattagCTGTACCAGTAAGTTGACAAGGGCATTAAGAACATCGGTGATAGGAGACAATCAACAATTTCACAAGCAGCAGCATCCCAATCAAAGGAAGGGAACCATCAACAAGAGAAGTTACAGCATTTATCATACTTCTGCATGGTTGAGCATTTACGTCATGGCCTCATCCTAAGCCCTACCCAGACAGGTCTGCTTATGCTCTAGAGGTTGTCTTAGCCTCTTAGGTATGGATAATTAAAAAGTCCACTCTGGTGAGTTCGTTTCTCACAAGAGTGCATTCAAGTGATAtgtatgactctctctctctcaagcatATGCACACCACACAAAATTTATGCATTGAGCAAAGAATATTAAAATGGATGTTGACGCAGAAAATACCAcacattcttttttttcaatatcaTTTTAACAATGAATATTTAACAGCAAAATGTCTGTTACTGTTGgcaaaaaaatatagaattacAAATGTAGAACAACTTCCACACCATAGAGTACATAAAAAGCAAGCAAAAAACCAAACCTGGTATTCACGCAACCAAGGTTCTGAAATTTGCAAGCCAATTGCCATCTTCCCAAGCTGCAGATTATGCATGCAAGTTGCAAGAGGCTGCAATCAACAGAACAAGTAGTCTGGGTTTTTGTTATATCAATAAGTGAATGCTtatctacttatcaaaaaaagaggaagaagaagtgaATGCCTATCCATGAATCAAACTGCTTTTTCATGATAAATagcatcaaaattttattaaaagtaggAGAATCCTTATTTACACAGGTTGTATAAAAAAGGTTCACCTAAGAATCTACAAATCGAATTCCAtctataaattatgaaaaacattCATGTAGAGGGAACAGTAGCAACAATCCATTAACCTGAATCATTACCAAACCAATTCAGGAGTTGCAGATTTGTTTTAATACAAACTACGATCATGTAGACATGATATAATAGTTGCAAATCAACTGTTGGGAACTGAGCTGAAAAtttcagattaaaaaaaaaaaaaacccttagaTTGCTATACCACAATTATCAATCTAGCATTAGATCACCTACTTTTGAACTactccaaaaacaaaacttcaAAGAAATTGGGCCAAAACCAAGTGGAAGATTCGATAATGGAGCAATAAGTGTTCCAAACTCACCCATTCAGAAGGAAGtgacagaaaaaaaaatgcacattaaaaagttaaaattttcttaatatcaAGAATTTGAAAGAAATGACCTGAAGATACTGGTGATAAATTGCAAAAGGAGCTGAATTTGCTAGGAGTGGCAAAAGATCTTTAAGCAGACTCCAAAGATCCAGCTCTGGTGCGGCAATTATTAGGCtgcataaaatatttaaaagaattgTCAACTAATGCTTCTTCTGATTAGTATACCAAACATTCACTGACTGTAGCTCGCAGGGAAATGAGTATTTAAAGAACCatcaactaaaattttcttctgATTTGTTAACCAAAAACACAATAATTACCTAGAAAAACCATTTTCCTTCCACAAGTCAATGGCTTGTTTTGGAGCCTTATTTCCAGCCTTTGTGGACTTGCCCATTTTGTTTACAGGAGAAACAGTGGTCTCAGAAATAACATCTGATGTGTCATTTTCAGTAGGAGAAATCTCTTCCATGCCAACTGATGAAGACATTTGATTCTGCACAAATCAATCTTATGACGAAATTAGGGGAcctaaaatgaaatatatgCCAAAAATAAGGCAAAGTCACTACTCACTTACATTTGACAGACATTCCATGTTAATTTCATCTCCCTGCTGGTTAATTTCATCTCCCTGCTGGTGAATTTGTTCAGAAGTTCCATTTTGGGATAAAGAGAGATCGGTGAGAGGAGACCGCACAATCCTgaaccaaaattaatttaatactaagcaaaaaaatatatacccCACAACAAGAGAAAAAAGGGGGGGATAATCAGAATATAAACTAACATAACCATCAAAAGGACATGACAGAAAATAACAAGGCAATAAACCCCAAAAATTCAGGATATACAAGGACTAAGAAAAACTTGTGGCAAATCCTACATTTATTTAATGTCCCATCACTACCCAAGAAAGGCACTGGCCACCTCAACCATTCTAGGCAGCTTCTATCATAAGGAATCAACCCTAACATCTAGCCAGCAACTTGGACCAGTTGACCCCTGGGCCAACTAAATCATCAGGCAAGACGGctacatttttaatatttcttcttGTGAAATAGAAACCTAAATCCAATCCATGTTTATGCACAAAATATTGTTCTACTACCAACGGTAGCTAGTTAACAAAAAGGAAGCAGGGGAATAGCATCACACCTTAAAAAACTTAACAGACAAAAGACCTAGCATGCAAAATGAGAGTGGGAGCAGACCAAAGTTACTAACACCTTCATAAACCTAATAGACAAGAGAGCCCAGAAATCCCAAGCCACACAAGCACAGGAAAAAGCAGGAATTGACGTCACCCTCTTTCCCTTTCTTGCTCTCCTGCTGGCCACCTTTAACCATCATGGGAAAAAATATGAAGTAGCCCATAATATCCCACCCAATGCATATTCAATCAAAGCCCAAGTTTTGAGCTCAGATTGGAAAGATTTGGTTGGAAGTCAGAGTGTGCTGGGAAGGCCAAGTAATCCTTCTTCAAATCTCAACATAATGCTAAGTTGTTTCCGCAAAGGGGGGTCATTAAAAAAGAACTTCAAGTAACGGCAATTCTGAAAAAATGGGAGAACTCAAAGCCGGATTTACCTCttacaaatttcattacttAAGTTGAATATTCTGACTATATCAATAGAATATGGTGTGCTTCCAAGATATGCACTGCAAACATAACCAGTACCTGCCACACaaagaaaatcataaaaacaACCAAGACAGTACATGCAACAACTGCTCTCAATTACACGAGCCAACCAGAACAATGAAATTTCCTCCAGACAACAAAATTATACCAATCCAACCCTAAAATGAAGTGCAAGAAGAAGTTTTGGGAGACCACATTGTCCATGCTAGtcaaaattaaacattttgaaGTTTACCATAAGGAGAAggtagaccaaaaaaaaaaagttaatgcaATTATTTAATGTATCAAATGGAACTCCTCTTATAAATGCTCGACTTAATACAACCAATGGATATTTGGCTCAATGAATTCTCCTCAACCAATACAAGTTggcaacatgtatattttttctctactttGTGCACTTCATTTTGGGGACAAGTAAATTCAAAAGCGTTACTGATCAATTAGAATGGATGTTTTCATGGGTATATGGTCTGAATCTAGACACTCATTGATACCAGCTACAAGAAGAGTTGGCCAGCATCTTCAGTTGGTGGGAACTTCCATGGTGATAagtattcccaaaaaaaaagaagagaaattcacAATTTGAAGAGAATGAACATAGAAAAACCTCCTAATCGTTCTGCCACAGCACCAGTTAGAAGGCCACCAACCATATCCACTACGAGAACATCAGAATTTGCAGAAACATTAGCCAtggaaagaagaagagataatGCATCCACTCGCAAGAATCTGAATCACAggcaaacaaaaataaataaataaaattatgagcAGATAGAAAAGTTTAATCTAAAGAATATCCATGTCAAGATATCAACAACTAGATCTACTTATTATCACAATTCcattaaagaaagaagaaaagaacaagaaaaacagGTTTAACTTGTTATTCATGAACCCAAGGTTCTTCATATATGCAAGTATTGTAACCATTACTTGAGATTCTCAAAAGGCGCTACTTCAACTCAAAAACACCATTATACTATTTGGGTACAGCACAAGATGAATATATAAAGTTACTTTCAGTAGCCTATAGCGTTGCTTCATAGACTGAGCAAAAAGGAAAATGGTGACGGTGAACAAACAAATTCCTAGACACAACTACATCTGTAGCCAAGTAACATGATTGAAACAGTTGAGCACATATGGTAGGCATGGCAATATAATAGGCATTCCATACCTTTTCAGCATTCTGATTAAATACATCATATAATTAGATACATTGGAACATACATCTACTGTGAATTAATTTCATCAACTCaatgaggaggaaaaaaaaaagataaatgagAACAGAATATATGTATGTTAGCCTGTTAGGTTTTTTACAGAACTGGACAATAAACTGGCAAAAGACCAGTGGCGTATATAAAGATACAAAAGGGTCCAAAAAGCATAGCCTATATATTAGATTCAACAGACCATGTCCATTTTctgtttataacaaaaaaattatccaaaaattaCCAAGCAAGGGTATTTCTTGCCTAGTATCTCACTGCTCCCACACTTGTTCTTCAACTTCTACTTTTGCTAGATAACATAATATATCTTAGTTAGTCCTAtgaatatatacatacatatacatgcATATGTATATACTCACATACATGATGTTATTTACAGTTCCCAAAATAATAGCACATAATTCTAGccagaaaataaataagaggAACCAAAACCAACATAAATAGACATACATAGACAGTTAACAAAATTGTCATAAGTTCATGAGAAGATGCGTCATTACCCAATTCTTGCTGGATATTTCTTGAAGTATGCCTCACATATACTGGGGGGAAAAAAGTAAACACAAATTAGACATCATCATTTGAATACTAGGCATGTTCCAAAGAAATGACAGAAAAAGGGTACACTTTGCACCCCCACTACCCTTTACATAAAAGTACTCACAGGATGCTCTCCTATGCACATGATATAATTCTGGATAGTTCACACACATCAGTAACTTCCATTGAAGATGTAC
This genomic stretch from Castanea sativa cultivar Marrone di Chiusa Pesio chromosome 1, ASM4071231v1 harbors:
- the LOC142621695 gene encoding uncharacterized protein LOC142621695 isoform X2; this translates as MSQNNSQSDSIQNPRVTWEGCSVLLDINDGDRLVFARLSAGSTLKIGNKTYSLQPLIGCPFGSLFQVENGDQGHCLARFVPSIEGNNIPEKGDFESQDEIKDNRALVDNNKAQSLTGEEINAMRSQGATGDEIVEALIANSATFEKKTLFSQEKYRLKKQKKYAPKVLLRRPFARSICEAYFKKYPARIGFLRVDALSLLLSMANVSANSDVLVVDMVGGLLTGAVAERLGGTGYVCSAYLGSTPYSIDIVRIFNLSNEICKRIVRSPLTDLSLSQNGTSEQIHQQGDEINQQGDEINMECLSNNQMSSSVGMEEISPTENDTSDVISETTVSPVNKMGKSTKAGNKAPKQAIDLWKENGFSSLIIAAPELDLWSLLKDLLPLLANSAPFAIYHQYLQVLPSRTHPCMQMSAFGGYILSGIKICSSS
- the LOC142621695 gene encoding uncharacterized protein LOC142621695 isoform X1 yields the protein MSQNNSQSDSIQNPRVTWEGCSVLLDINDGDRLVFARLSAGSTLKIGNKTYSLQPLIGCPFGSLFQVENGDQGHCLARFVPSIEGNNIPEKGDFESQDEIKDNRALVDNNKAQSLTGEEINAMRSQGATGDEIVEALIANSATFEKKTLFSQEKYRLKKQKKYAPKVLLRRPFARSICEAYFKKYPARIGFLRVDALSLLLSMANVSANSDVLVVDMVGGLLTGAVAERLGGTGYVCSAYLGSTPYSIDIVRIFNLSNEICKRIVRSPLTDLSLSQNGTSEQIHQQGDEINQQGDEINMECLSNNQMSSSVGMEEISPTENDTSDVISETTVSPVNKMGKSTKAGNKAPKQAIDLWKENGFSSLIIAAPELDLWSLLKDLLPLLANSAPFAIYHQYLQPLATCMHNLQLGKMAIGLQISEPWLREYQVLPSRTHPCMQMSAFGGYILSGIKICSSS